Proteins from one Mesorhizobium sp. M9A.F.Ca.ET.002.03.1.2 genomic window:
- a CDS encoding c-type cytochrome codes for MSIHDFGSAAARVASQAAGRVLPAAFTALAVIGSPPAGAADRELVERGKYLATIASCTDCHTPGHFLGKPDMTRHLGGSDVGFEVPGLGVFYGPNLTPDEATGLGRWSELDIVTAIRTGKRPDGRTLAPSMPWAAFAKLTDADAAAIGAYLKSLPPVSNKVPGPFEPGEAPTSFVMKIVPPAKQ; via the coding sequence ATGAGCATTCACGACTTCGGATCTGCCGCAGCGCGCGTGGCGTCGCAGGCGGCCGGGCGGGTGTTGCCGGCGGCATTCACGGCGTTGGCGGTGATCGGATCGCCGCCTGCCGGCGCGGCCGACCGCGAGCTGGTCGAACGGGGGAAATACCTGGCGACCATCGCGAGCTGCACCGATTGCCACACGCCGGGACATTTCCTCGGCAAGCCGGACATGACGCGTCACCTCGGCGGCTCCGACGTCGGCTTCGAGGTCCCGGGGCTCGGGGTCTTCTACGGCCCCAACCTCACGCCCGACGAAGCGACGGGTCTCGGGCGCTGGAGCGAGCTTGATATCGTCACGGCGATCCGGACAGGCAAGCGCCCCGACGGACGCACGCTTGCTCCGAGCATGCCGTGGGCCGCATTCGCGAAACTCACCGACGCTGACGCCGCGGCGATCGGGGCCTACCTCAAGAGCCTGCCGCCGGTGAGCAACAAGGTCCCTGGGCCGTTCGAACCGGGCGAGGCCCCGACGTCGTTCGTGATGAAGATCGTGCCGCCGGCGAAGCAATAG
- a CDS encoding MaoC/PaaZ C-terminal domain-containing protein, with product MEQTIYFEDYRIGSTRTTSGRTITETDFVVHAGHTGDFFPHHMDAEFMKATPFGQRIAHGTLVFSVGVGLTASIVNPVAFSYGYDRLRFIKPVFIGDTIKTRTTISAKQDDPKRPDCGRVIERCEVINQHGDVVLVADHIYIVERRGKHSAG from the coding sequence ATGGAGCAGACGATCTATTTCGAGGATTACCGGATCGGCTCGACGCGGACGACCAGCGGGCGCACCATCACCGAGACCGACTTCGTCGTGCATGCCGGCCATACGGGCGATTTCTTCCCTCACCACATGGACGCCGAATTCATGAAGGCGACGCCGTTCGGCCAGCGCATCGCCCATGGCACTCTGGTGTTCTCGGTCGGCGTCGGGCTGACGGCAAGCATCGTCAATCCGGTCGCCTTCTCCTATGGCTATGATCGGCTGCGCTTCATCAAGCCGGTGTTCATCGGCGATACGATCAAGACCCGCACGACCATCTCGGCCAAGCAAGACGACCCGAAGCGGCCGGATTGCGGCCGCGTCATCGAGCGCTGCGAGGTGATCAACCAGCATGGCGATGTGGTGCTGGTGGCCGACCACATCTACATCGTCGAGCGCCGCGGCAAGCATTCGGCTGGCTAA
- a CDS encoding Gfo/Idh/MocA family oxidoreductase, whose protein sequence is MTDGVFDPASLSQGWAKPSKPRPIVIFGAGSIVGDAHFPAYGKAGFPVAGLFDPDHAKAERLAQKWGVTAYRSVEEAAANRDVVFDLATPPARHAGVLRALPDNAVALIQKPMGSDLTEATEILAICRAKNLKAAVNFQLRFAPMMLALKDAIASGWLGNVVDFDAWLALATPWQLWEFLLKAPRVEIAMHSIHYLDLIRQLLGDPRGVHAKTLGHPGHKVAQTRTSAILDYGDSVRCALSINHDHKFGRKHQACEFRICGTEGAAYLKLGLNLDYPRGEPDILEIYPRGGSDWVAVPLVGAWFPDAFVGRMANVQRYASGEDAELVSSVEDAWNTMALVEAAYQSSAAPATPIAARP, encoded by the coding sequence ATGACTGATGGCGTTTTCGATCCCGCCTCGCTCTCTCAAGGCTGGGCGAAGCCATCAAAGCCCAGGCCGATCGTGATTTTCGGCGCCGGGTCGATCGTCGGCGATGCGCATTTCCCGGCCTATGGGAAAGCCGGTTTCCCGGTCGCCGGGCTTTTCGATCCCGACCATGCCAAGGCGGAAAGACTGGCGCAGAAATGGGGCGTCACCGCTTACCGGTCGGTCGAGGAAGCCGCGGCAAACAGGGACGTCGTCTTCGATCTGGCGACGCCGCCGGCCCGTCATGCCGGCGTGCTCAGGGCGTTGCCCGACAATGCCGTGGCGCTGATCCAGAAGCCGATGGGCAGCGACCTTACCGAAGCGACCGAGATCCTCGCAATCTGCCGCGCCAAAAACCTGAAGGCGGCAGTGAATTTCCAGCTCCGTTTCGCACCGATGATGCTGGCGCTGAAGGACGCCATCGCCAGTGGCTGGCTTGGCAACGTGGTCGATTTCGACGCCTGGCTGGCGCTGGCGACACCGTGGCAGCTCTGGGAGTTCCTGCTGAAGGCGCCGCGTGTCGAGATCGCCATGCATTCGATCCATTATCTCGACCTGATCCGGCAGTTGCTCGGCGATCCCAGAGGGGTTCACGCCAAGACGCTCGGCCATCCCGGCCACAAGGTCGCGCAAACGCGCACCAGCGCGATCCTCGACTATGGCGATAGCGTGCGCTGCGCGCTGTCGATCAACCACGATCATAAATTCGGCCGAAAACATCAGGCCTGCGAGTTCCGCATCTGCGGCACCGAGGGCGCCGCTTATCTCAAACTGGGGCTCAATCTCGATTATCCGCGCGGCGAGCCTGACATCCTTGAAATCTACCCCAGGGGCGGCTCCGACTGGGTTGCGGTGCCGCTGGTCGGCGCATGGTTTCCGGACGCCTTCGTCGGCCGCATGGCCAATGTCCAGCGCTACGCGTCAGGCGAGGACGCCGAGCTTGTCAGTTCCGTCGAGGACGCCTGGAACACGATGGCGCTGGTCGAGGCCGCCTACCAATCCAGCGCGGCGCCGGCAACACCGATCGCGGCGAGGCCCTGA
- a CDS encoding L-rhamnose mutarotase has product MQRMGMVLGLKPEKVAEYVRLHAAVWPDVLAMISACNIKNHSIYHREPEHLLFSTFEYHGTDYAADMAKMAADPKTQEWWALCMPCQEPLPTRKEGEWWATMDEVFHHD; this is encoded by the coding sequence ATGCAGCGGATGGGAATGGTGCTCGGCCTCAAGCCGGAAAAGGTCGCCGAGTATGTGCGGCTTCACGCCGCCGTCTGGCCTGACGTGCTTGCCATGATTTCCGCCTGCAACATCAAGAACCATTCGATCTATCACAGGGAGCCAGAGCACCTTTTGTTCAGCACTTTCGAGTACCACGGCACCGACTATGCCGCCGACATGGCGAAGATGGCCGCGGACCCCAAGACGCAGGAATGGTGGGCGCTCTGCATGCCTTGCCAGGAGCCGCTGCCGACCCGCAAGGAGGGCGAGTGGTGGGCGACGATGGACGAAGTCTTCCATCATGACTGA
- a CDS encoding mandelate racemase/muconate lactonizing enzyme family protein: MAKIEKVELRMVDLVPKVKRTDAIQSFVSQETPIVTITDADGAVGTGYSYTIGTGGSSVMRLLADHLAPRLIGRDADRIEAIWHELEFATHATTIGAITAIALAAIDTALWDLRAKKQGLPLWKLAGGAKDRCPLYTTEGGWLHIETEALVEDALAAKAKGFRGSKVKIGKPHGSEDFARLTAVRQAVGSSYEIMTDCNQGFSVDEAIRRAERLRDLDLAWIEEPLPADDIDGHVRLSNATSTPIAIGESLYSIRHFREYMQKGGCSIVQVDVGRIGGITPWLKVAHAAEAFDIPVCPHFLMELHVSLTCAIQNGRYVEYIPQLDDLTGKKMRIEDGHALAPDEPGIGIDWDWDAVKAKSIAEFTTDITK; the protein is encoded by the coding sequence ATGGCGAAAATCGAAAAAGTCGAACTGCGCATGGTCGACCTGGTGCCGAAGGTCAAGCGCACCGATGCGATCCAGAGTTTCGTGTCGCAGGAAACGCCAATCGTCACCATCACCGACGCCGACGGCGCGGTCGGCACCGGCTACAGCTACACGATCGGCACCGGCGGCTCCTCGGTGATGCGGCTGTTGGCCGACCATCTTGCACCGCGGCTGATCGGCCGCGACGCCGATAGGATCGAGGCGATCTGGCACGAGCTCGAATTCGCCACCCACGCCACGACGATCGGCGCGATCACGGCGATTGCGCTGGCGGCCATCGATACCGCGCTGTGGGACCTGCGGGCGAAGAAGCAGGGCCTGCCGCTATGGAAGCTGGCCGGCGGCGCCAAGGACCGCTGCCCGCTCTACACCACCGAGGGCGGCTGGCTGCATATCGAGACCGAGGCACTGGTTGAGGATGCGCTGGCCGCCAAGGCCAAGGGTTTTCGCGGCTCGAAGGTCAAGATCGGCAAGCCGCACGGCTCCGAGGATTTTGCCCGGCTGACGGCGGTACGCCAGGCGGTCGGCTCGTCCTACGAGATCATGACCGACTGCAACCAGGGCTTTTCGGTCGACGAGGCGATCCGCCGCGCGGAGCGCTTGCGCGACCTCGACCTCGCCTGGATCGAGGAACCGCTGCCGGCCGACGACATAGACGGCCATGTGCGGCTGTCCAACGCGACGTCGACGCCGATCGCCATCGGCGAGTCGCTCTATTCAATCCGGCATTTCCGCGAATATATGCAAAAAGGCGGCTGCTCGATCGTGCAGGTCGATGTCGGCCGCATCGGCGGCATCACGCCCTGGCTGAAGGTGGCACATGCGGCCGAGGCGTTCGACATCCCGGTCTGCCCGCATTTCCTGATGGAACTGCATGTCAGCCTGACCTGCGCCATTCAGAACGGCCGATATGTCGAGTATATTCCCCAGCTTGACGATCTGACCGGCAAGAAAATGCGCATCGAGGACGGGCACGCATTGGCGCCGGACGAGCCCGGCATCGGCATCGACTGGGACTGGGATGCCGTCAAGGCGAAGAGCATCGCGGAATTCACGACCGATATCACGAAATAG
- the ugpC gene encoding sn-glycerol-3-phosphate ABC transporter ATP-binding protein UgpC produces the protein MATVSLKKLTKSYGPVAVVHGIDLEVADREFIALVGPSGCGKSTTLRMIAGLEDISAGTIEIGGRKVNDLPPRSRNISMVFQSYALYPHMTVRENLGFSLKIAGAAKAEMDRRVAEASGILGLDQLLDRRPSQLSGGQRQRVAMGRAIVRDPDVFLFDEPLSNLDAKLRTQMRTEIKKLHAKVQSTVIYVTHDQVEAMTLADRIVIMRDGFIEQVGTPDEVFRRPRTRFVAGFIGSPPMNLHEAAVDDGQLLFASGERLPLPSQFKANVATGDKVVFGLRPDDIYPTGHGISSGEDADVHQLDLPVTVTEPLGNETLVFAEFNGSDWVSRMLNPKPLRAGDRVRMSLDLSQAHLFSAETGKTLRR, from the coding sequence ATGGCAACCGTATCCCTCAAGAAACTCACCAAGAGCTATGGCCCTGTCGCGGTCGTGCACGGCATCGACCTCGAGGTCGCCGACCGCGAGTTCATCGCGCTGGTCGGGCCGTCCGGCTGCGGCAAGTCGACGACCTTGCGCATGATCGCCGGTCTCGAGGATATCAGCGCCGGGACCATCGAGATCGGCGGCCGCAAGGTCAACGACCTGCCGCCGCGCTCGCGCAACATCTCGATGGTGTTCCAGTCCTATGCGCTCTACCCGCACATGACCGTGCGCGAAAACCTCGGCTTCTCGCTGAAGATCGCGGGGGCGGCGAAAGCGGAGATGGACCGCCGCGTCGCCGAGGCGTCGGGCATTCTCGGCCTCGACCAGTTGCTCGACCGGAGGCCGTCACAGCTGTCGGGCGGACAGCGCCAGCGCGTCGCCATGGGCCGCGCCATCGTGCGCGATCCCGACGTCTTCCTGTTCGACGAGCCGCTTTCCAATCTCGACGCCAAGCTGAGAACCCAGATGCGCACCGAGATCAAGAAACTGCACGCGAAGGTCCAGTCGACGGTGATCTATGTCACCCATGACCAGGTCGAGGCGATGACGCTCGCCGACCGCATCGTCATCATGCGCGACGGCTTCATCGAGCAGGTCGGCACGCCCGACGAGGTCTTCCGCCGGCCGCGGACGCGCTTCGTTGCCGGCTTCATCGGCTCGCCGCCGATGAACCTGCACGAGGCAGCTGTCGACGACGGACAATTGCTGTTCGCCAGCGGCGAGAGATTGCCTTTGCCCAGCCAGTTCAAGGCCAATGTCGCGACCGGCGACAAGGTGGTGTTCGGCCTCAGGCCCGACGATATCTATCCGACGGGACACGGCATCAGCTCCGGCGAAGACGCCGACGTCCATCAGCTGGACTTGCCGGTGACGGTCACCGAACCGCTCGGCAATGAGACGCTGGTGTTCGCCGAATTCAACGGCAGCGACTGGGTATCGCGCATGCTCAACCCGAAACCGCTCAGGGCCGGCGACCGGGTAAGAATGAGCCTGGACTTGTCGCAGGCCCATCTGTTTTCTGCTGAAACGGGCAAGACGTTGCGACGTTAA
- a CDS encoding carbohydrate ABC transporter permease: MDQNSLHRARNKALGIAHGVGLFLAMLVICLPGIWIVLSSLRPTIEIMAKPPVWIPRELSLDAYVAMFSGVGKGGIPVLDYFRNSLIISVTSTVIAIVIGMAGGYAFARYRFRAKSAMFLGLMLTRTVPGIALSLPLFFVFARLGIIDTHFGLILVYVALNVPFTIWLIDGFFRQVPKDLAEAAQIDGCTRWQAFWQVEFPLAGPGIASAGIFAFLTSWNEFALASQLTRSINSKTLPVGLLDYTAEFTIDWRGMCALAVVMIIPALTLTFIVQKHLVGGLTSGAVKG; this comes from the coding sequence ATGGACCAGAACAGCCTGCATCGTGCCCGCAACAAGGCGCTCGGCATCGCTCACGGCGTCGGATTGTTCCTCGCCATGCTGGTCATCTGCCTGCCCGGCATCTGGATCGTGCTGTCGTCGCTGCGGCCGACCATCGAGATCATGGCCAAGCCGCCGGTGTGGATCCCGCGGGAGCTCTCGCTCGACGCCTACGTCGCCATGTTCAGCGGCGTCGGCAAGGGCGGCATTCCGGTGCTCGACTATTTCCGCAATTCGCTGATCATTTCGGTGACTTCGACGGTGATCGCCATCGTCATCGGCATGGCCGGCGGCTATGCCTTCGCGCGCTATCGCTTCCGCGCCAAGTCGGCGATGTTCCTCGGCCTGATGCTGACGCGCACCGTGCCCGGCATCGCGCTGTCGCTGCCGCTGTTCTTCGTCTTTGCGCGGCTCGGCATCATCGACACGCATTTCGGGCTGATCCTGGTCTATGTCGCGCTCAACGTGCCCTTCACCATCTGGCTGATCGACGGCTTCTTCCGGCAGGTTCCGAAAGACCTCGCCGAGGCGGCGCAGATCGACGGCTGCACGCGCTGGCAGGCTTTCTGGCAGGTCGAGTTTCCGCTCGCCGGGCCTGGCATCGCCTCTGCCGGCATCTTTGCCTTCCTCACCTCGTGGAACGAATTCGCGCTGGCCTCGCAGCTGACGCGCTCGATCAACTCCAAGACGCTGCCGGTCGGCCTGCTCGACTACACCGCCGAATTCACCATCGACTGGCGCGGCATGTGCGCGCTGGCCGTGGTCATGATCATACCGGCGCTCACGCTTACCTTCATCGTCCAGAAACACCTCGTCGGCGGCCTCACCTCCGGCGCGGTGAAAGGCTGA